Proteins from one Malania oleifera isolate guangnan ecotype guangnan chromosome 4, ASM2987363v1, whole genome shotgun sequence genomic window:
- the LOC131154151 gene encoding uncharacterized protein LOC131154151, translated as MAVLQIPSPISLSIMILLLLPLGIASSVHDLLRSRGLPAGLFPDTVRSYDLDGTGLLRVYLDQPCMAKFENRVKFESVVTANLSYGGLIGVEGLSQEELFLWLPVKDIIVDDPLSGLILFDIGVAHKQLSLSLFEDPPVCNPQGVFLDEIGRKKLGFEAQR; from the exons ATGGCGGTTCTTCAAATCCCCAGCCCGATCTCCCTATCTATTATGATTCTGCTTCTACTTCCTCTCGGCATCGCCTCTTCCGTCCACGATCTCCTCCGGAGCAGAGGCCTCCCGGCGGGGCTCTTCCCGGACACAGTGAGATCGTACGATCTGGACGGAACGGGACTTCTCAGAGTGTACCTGGACCAACCGTGCATGGCTAAGTTTGAGAACCGAGTGAAATTCGAGAGCGTGGTGACGGCGAACCTCAGCTACGGAGGGCTCATCGGAGTGGAGGGCCTTTCTCAGGAAGAGCTGTTTCTATGGCTGCCGGTGAAGGACATTATAGTCGACGATCCGTTATCAGGTCTCATTCTGTTCGACATTGGCGTTGCTCACAAGCagctttctctttctctctttgaaGATCCCCCTGTTTGTAATCCTCaag GTGTTTTCTTAGACGAAATTGGGAGGAAGAAGCTGGGATTTGAAGCTCAGAGATGA